A region from the Azospirillum thermophilum genome encodes:
- a CDS encoding PAS domain-containing sensor histidine kinase, whose amino-acid sequence MDSITKTYLPAALALGLGAGLGLSDGTGSPAGLLLAGVLSVTGFGSLFWGLKTGRRRAEQLAADRDRLEALLAAAPFPWCAWHADGSSSLSEECRSALGVATADELMTLVDGGETVAAAVERLRRSGEPFRLETTARDGRRFVLTGRRGAADGHAACSVVWIEDISDRVHADDELRAARQNADSALAELRAAADALPVPLWVRGADLSLVWCNSAYARAVDSDPATAIAEQRELAGGTGGDGRALAGRARSAGFAQSERMPVVIGTERRLLEVTEAPLPSPRGSGTLVVGYALDLTEMEGLQGELKRHLAAHAEVLERLGTAIAIFGPDTRLRFFNQAYARLWDLDEAWLRTEPTNAELLEELRARRRLPEYADYQTFKRERLTRYTHLMEPMEELMHLPDGTTLRHLAAPHPLGGLITILEDVTNTLALESSYNTLIAVQQETLDNLAEGIAVFGGDGRLKLSNPAFARVWDLGDEDLQGEPHIAEVIELMRPLLENGGDWDTLKEEMIGATLERTVRSGRLERGDGSVVEFSTLPLPDGAVLNSYLDVTDSARLEHALRASNAALEAADQLKSEFIANVSHHLRTPLNGIIGFAEVLANEYFGTLNARQMEYVKGVLNAGERLLELIDDVVDLTSLGAGVATLERGTVDVSDLLGSVAGLTREWARREGLKLEIAAPAGLGAIEGDGKRLKQALFTLVVGAIRNPPRSGRIQLGGSRSEDELVLTVDGAATTADRPGTHESAALGLSLARNVIELHGGRLEAEDGLVRCVLPV is encoded by the coding sequence GTGGACTCCATCACGAAGACATATCTGCCGGCGGCGCTTGCGCTCGGGCTGGGAGCGGGGCTCGGTCTCTCGGACGGGACGGGCTCTCCGGCCGGCCTTTTGCTCGCCGGGGTGCTGAGCGTGACCGGTTTCGGCAGCCTGTTCTGGGGCCTGAAGACCGGCCGGCGGCGGGCCGAGCAGCTTGCCGCCGACCGCGACCGGCTGGAGGCCCTGCTGGCCGCCGCGCCCTTCCCCTGGTGCGCCTGGCATGCCGACGGCAGCAGCAGCCTGTCGGAGGAGTGCCGCAGCGCGCTCGGCGTCGCCACGGCGGACGAGTTGATGACCCTCGTCGACGGTGGGGAGACGGTCGCCGCGGCGGTGGAGCGGCTGCGCCGCTCGGGCGAGCCCTTCCGGCTGGAGACCACGGCGCGCGACGGGCGGCGCTTCGTCCTGACCGGCCGGCGCGGCGCCGCCGACGGCCACGCCGCCTGCTCGGTCGTCTGGATCGAGGACATCAGCGACCGCGTCCATGCCGACGACGAACTGCGCGCCGCCCGGCAGAACGCCGATTCGGCCCTGGCCGAGCTGCGCGCCGCCGCCGACGCCCTGCCGGTCCCGCTGTGGGTGCGCGGGGCCGACCTGTCGCTCGTCTGGTGCAACAGCGCCTATGCCCGCGCCGTCGACAGCGACCCCGCGACCGCCATCGCCGAGCAGCGGGAGCTTGCCGGCGGCACCGGCGGCGACGGCCGGGCGCTGGCCGGGCGGGCCCGCTCCGCCGGCTTCGCCCAATCGGAGCGGATGCCCGTCGTGATCGGCACCGAGCGGCGCCTGCTGGAGGTGACGGAGGCGCCGCTGCCCTCCCCCCGCGGCAGCGGCACGCTGGTGGTCGGCTACGCCCTCGACCTGACCGAGATGGAAGGGCTGCAGGGCGAGCTGAAGCGCCATCTCGCCGCCCATGCCGAGGTGCTGGAGCGGCTGGGCACCGCCATCGCCATCTTCGGTCCCGACACCCGGCTGAGGTTCTTCAACCAGGCCTATGCCCGGCTGTGGGACCTGGACGAGGCCTGGCTGCGCACCGAGCCGACCAATGCCGAACTGCTGGAGGAGCTGCGCGCCCGCCGCCGGCTGCCGGAATATGCCGACTACCAGACCTTCAAGCGCGAGCGGCTGACCCGCTACACCCACCTGATGGAGCCGATGGAGGAGCTGATGCACCTGCCGGACGGCACCACGCTGCGCCATCTGGCGGCCCCGCATCCGCTGGGCGGGCTGATCACCATCCTGGAGGACGTGACCAACACGCTGGCGCTGGAGTCCTCCTACAACACGCTGATCGCGGTCCAGCAGGAGACGCTGGACAATCTGGCGGAAGGCATCGCCGTGTTCGGCGGCGACGGCCGGCTGAAGCTGTCCAACCCCGCCTTCGCCCGCGTCTGGGACCTGGGCGACGAGGACCTGCAGGGCGAGCCGCACATCGCCGAGGTGATCGAGCTGATGCGGCCGCTGCTGGAGAATGGCGGCGACTGGGACACGCTGAAGGAGGAGATGATCGGCGCGACGCTGGAGCGCACCGTGCGCTCCGGCCGGCTGGAACGCGGCGACGGCTCGGTCGTCGAGTTCTCCACCCTGCCGCTGCCCGACGGGGCGGTGCTGAACAGCTACCTCGACGTCACCGACAGCGCCCGGCTGGAGCATGCGCTGCGCGCCTCCAACGCCGCGCTGGAGGCCGCCGACCAGTTGAAGAGCGAGTTCATCGCCAACGTCTCGCACCATCTGCGCACGCCGCTGAACGGCATCATCGGCTTCGCCGAGGTGCTGGCGAACGAGTATTTCGGGACGCTCAACGCCCGGCAGATGGAGTACGTCAAGGGCGTGCTGAACGCCGGCGAGCGGCTGCTGGAGCTGATCGACGACGTGGTGGACCTGACCAGCCTGGGGGCCGGCGTCGCCACGCTGGAGCGCGGGACGGTCGACGTGTCGGACCTGCTGGGCTCGGTGGCCGGCCTGACCCGCGAGTGGGCGCGGCGCGAGGGGCTGAAACTGGAGATCGCCGCCCCCGCCGGCCTCGGCGCCATCGAGGGCGACGGCAAGCGGCTGAAGCAGGCGCTGTTCACGCTGGTGGTCGGCGCCATCCGCAACCCGCCGCGCTCCGGCCGCATCCAGCTCGGCGGGTCGCGCAGCGAGGACGAGCTCGTGCTGACCGTCGACGGCGCCGCGACCACCGCCGACCGCCCCGGCACCCACGAATCCGCCGCCCTCGGCCTGTCGCTCGCCCGCAACGTCATCGAACTCCACGGCGGCCGGCTGGAAGCCGAGGACGGGCTGGTGCGCTGCGTGCTGCCGGTCTGA
- a CDS encoding ATP-binding protein, which yields MLGPPDPAAGRASRLLHPGPHPDRRRGRGAGHPGGGVREGLRPFYRLERSRSRDTGGVGLGLSTARTIIRGHGGDITLANRPGGGLRVTVTLPR from the coding sequence CTGCTCGGTCCGCCTGACCCTGCCGCCGGACGGGCATCCCGACTCCTCCATCCCGGCCCCCATCCTGATCGACGTCGAGGACGAGGGGCCGGGCATCCCGGAGGAGGAGTTCGAGAAGGTCTTCGCCCCTTCTACCGGCTGGAGCGCTCGCGGTCCCGCGACACCGGCGGGGTCGGGCTCGGCCTGTCGACCGCCCGCACCATCATCCGCGGCCATGGCGGGGACATCACCCTCGCCAACCGGCCGGGGGGCGGGCTGAGGGTGACCGTGACCCTGCCGCGATAG
- a CDS encoding Spy/CpxP family protein refolding chaperone codes for MKRVLLTAAAVALGFGIAAPVLAQNGPGGPGPGPGRHFAMMCEDQDARLAGMLAFAEKKLAITDQQRPAWTRFADTARNSHKPMQDLCAKLKDQPMPTALPQRMERMEAMMQARLAQIQQVRPALTELYAQLTPSSRRPPTSS; via the coding sequence ATGAAACGCGTTCTGCTGACCGCCGCCGCCGTCGCCCTGGGGTTCGGCATCGCCGCCCCGGTGCTGGCGCAGAACGGTCCCGGCGGCCCCGGCCCCGGCCCCGGCCGCCATTTCGCGATGATGTGCGAGGACCAGGACGCCCGCCTCGCCGGCATGCTGGCCTTCGCCGAGAAGAAGCTGGCCATCACCGACCAGCAGCGTCCGGCCTGGACCAGGTTCGCCGACACCGCCCGCAACAGCCACAAGCCGATGCAGGACCTCTGCGCCAAGCTGAAGGACCAGCCGATGCCGACGGCCCTGCCGCAGCGGATGGAGCGGATGGAGGCGATGATGCAGGCCCGCCTGGCCCAGATCCAGCAGGTCCGCCCCGCCCTGACCGAGCTTTACGCCCAGCTCACCCCGAGCAGCAGAAGACCGCCGACCAGTTCATGA